The Cannabis sativa cultivar Pink pepper isolate KNU-18-1 chromosome 8, ASM2916894v1, whole genome shotgun sequence genomic interval agagaAAAATGTTAAATTGGAACAGATAATTTATCTGCAAGTCTCAACAATTAAcggatatttaaataataaaagataacCAAAAGTTTACCACAATGGATCATGAACAATTAGAAACGTcattttggtatagttttgagTCAAAATAAGCAGTAGTAATAATTCAAAACAAGATTACTTCTACCCCTCTTTCATGTCGTTGAAATCCgttcaaaaatattcaacacCTGCCATCAAAATTGATACACAaaatcttcttctttttttgatTGATTCTCTGGTGTACCAAACTTTCTAAATGTtacttttttataaaaaaaaaaaaaaataagttccTAAGAAGCCGTCCAACCTACCTCAGAACTCTCTCCCCCTAACTTTCACAATAAAGAAGTCACAAAAGAATTCAATATCTTGATAAAATTTATCAAGTTATTGTCTTATTCCTGCAACAACAGCATGAGGTAAGAAAGCTTTACTTAGCCCCCAAATAAGATGGCAAAAAAGCTGTGAACTTCCACCAATCCAAGCCTTTGAAAAGCTCAAGTCTCCTGAAGATATCTGTGGGCGAAAATCAAAAGACAGCACCAACATCAGCATTGGTCCCAGCACTTCATTGTTATTATGTCAAAGATTAAACGGTAAGAACTGACCAGTTCTAGGCTCTAGCTTGTTTCCACTAAAGTAGCAACAGTTGAGATTTGTGATCGATGCCATTGAAAATAAAAGTTCCACACATGGGTACAAACTGTCTTGTTATGAGCTGTCTCGACAGTGaggaaaaaaaacattaattacaATGATGTATTTGAGGAACAGCACCCCACCCACAAAACAAAATGAGAGATTGTGAGAAAACCCAAAAACCCTTCTCAGGAACATGCAAATCTAAGTGTGAGATCTAGAAAACAAAACCTTAATCACTTCTTGTGATGCGATTCCTCCAACGAAAGCAGCAACAACATGTAGCTCTGCAGCACCATATCGACATATCTCACTAATAAGGTCCTCAGTTAAGGTTGATCCATTGACACCCAAGTCACCAAGTAAGCCAACAGCAGTAGTCTTCAATCGAGATATGTCCTCATCCATGGCACTGCAGGAAAATTACCACTTTGAGCATGCAAAGCATATGTCATGAGCTATAACATTAATTTGTAAGGAGAAAAAGAGTTCACAGGCGTTGACCATTACCCATCAAACTGTCCAGGAAAACTGTTATAATTGGCAGCAAACCTATCAACAGCTCTAAGCAGAATGTAGAATCCTACTGCAACACTGCCAGAGGTATAAACAGGAAACAGACAGTTACAAGCAAGATAATTGTTCGGCTGCATTCTTTTGTTATAATTCTTTTTCCTTTCTCCCATTTGGATTGAGGGTAAACTGAGGTACACGTTAGAAATAAGCTCGTCAAAATATCAAACAAAATCAGCACGGCTGGTACAGAAGATCATAATAAAGAAGTTTAGCCATATTACTCCTACCAAGCTACCATCTTGTAAaacatttaaatatctataattcAATTCCTACCAAAGACAACTCAAATACAACAAAATCACTATCATCTCAATAATCCTATagtttaaaatctatcattggAGTACAAGGCACTGTGACAGAACATTACGTGACAAAAGCTTAACAAGTAAAATTCACCTGTAATCTTCATCTGTTATATACTTCTGTAATTCTGACAATAATGGAGAATTAAATTCATCTTCAATAAGGCGATACCTACAGATCTACAAGGTAATAATTAGTACATAATAATTCTATACCTATATGTATATGATATACCAAATAATACACTAGATACACTACTACGTCAAGTTTCCTAATATGATGATATGGTCTACAAGTGACAACTTTGGAAAGACAGATACCAAGTATAAATTGGAATTAAGAAACATTCTATTTATTTCCCTGCACAAGAGAAACTGGATCTAGACTATTTTCAATAGCTCAACAACTTCTGTATATCATGTCAAATCATTGCAGTTAGATAAATAATTCAACAGCCAAAGCAGATAAATATACAGTGGAAACTATCATTTCCAATATAACAGCGAATATATCAAAATTCTGTTTAagcttcttttttaaaattatttccaGAATAGCGTAGGAGCCCTCAATAGGTTAGTAAAAAACTTAAAGATGTCTAGACTTTCCTCAAAAGGTTAGCACCAGTAGAAACTTCGAGGTAGGTCTATAACCTTCATCCTTAATAGTGTCCGTTTGCAGtgcaaattatgaaataaatgttGAGTAGATGATGAAGTGAGATCATTTACTTACTCTTAGTTTTCTTGAATTCTTACAAAAGCTCTTTATTATTGCCTTTGAGATACTACTAGGATCTTTACCAATTTTCTTCAGAATATTCCTAACCCGTTGCTCAATAGCAAGAAAATCAGCCTCAGCCTTAGCTAGGTAGATATTCTGTAAATTCACATAACATCTGCACAGATTTAATTCAGGTTTAGTTAATGTACAGTGTATCATATCCAATAATACTCAAGTAGAGAGATGGAATAGCATCAAAATATGAAGTATATAGATTGGAGATAATTTAGGCAACTAACTCAGTTGAGGATGTCATATCTGGTATTGATCCCTCCAGGGGAGCCTCACCACCACCTTCATTTTTTATGAATTCCtgagaaaagaaataaaagacaCTTCAAATCTCATAACTTTAAGAGTCCCATAAGAGAtacaaaaagataattaataaacttttaggactttaaataaaaaaatcaactttgtCGGGCCCTAGATACAAAGATAATTACAACTATTTCAAAACCCAAGCCCTGCCTTTTGCAGAATAAAGACTTATTAAGAATTCCATCAACGAGGTGattcaagaaaaaattataataacaatAGCACCAAGGAAAAGAGAGAAGGGAAATATAAGAGGGGAGGATCACAGTGAAGTCTTGAAACTAGTATTAAGTAGTGAATAAACAAGAAATAATCATGCACTGCTTGAATTTTATCACACTAAATGTGAAGCACACAACTGAAGGATGTCACACAAAATATTAGTTTAACCAACCTTCAATGCTGCCACCATTACCCAAAAGTCTGACGAATTAATATTAACTTCAGCAGACTTATCATCAATTATCTGTCGTAAATCTGAACCTGGGATGTAAAAGTAAATTTAGCCACCTAATTAACAAAATTGGTTTTGGATTATAACTTATTGTGGTCGAcaaattagaaatgaaaaatCAAGAAAATGTTTTCCAGGTCCACATAACAACTTGAGAAACATGAAGAAACCTAGGAACAAAAAGTGGAGAAGACCCTCGTCAtgcttttttgaaaaaaaaaaataaggaaaaagaaaaataagtttGGACCTTGTAAGTTAAATAATGAATAAGCATATGCTTTTTAACCTCTAATTTCGTATTGTATATAATTAACGGCATATGGAATTCCATACTATGCTAATATACATTTTCCTAATCATATCCTCATGGAGTGCAATATTATTACCCAGCATGACATATGAAACGAGTTTATAtgtaaattagactaaaaatgaCAATCAggatcaaaaattaaaactcaCTAATTCCTCGCGGAGCAAAAACTTTAAAGGAGGCCTCGATAGCCTCCTTGTAGTTATCTTCATCTGCTGCAGTCATTTTAGCTTTGAGAAGCTCCTAAAACATTTGGTAGCTGAAATAAATTACATACTGTGAAGCAATTAAAAGAGCGCCAAGTAACAGAATGTATAAATCAAGCAGTTAAACCTTGAAttcttttttctcttctctGGTTGAAGGAAGAGAACCGCCATGCTTATTGGCCCACTCTAGTGCCATTTTCACGAGAATGACTACATACGGTATGTGTTTGTGAACAACAGGATCCAACACATCTAGATCAATGGATTCTGCAAACCTAGTATAAGTAAATTTGCAGTCAGTATCTAAAACAAGGAATAAATTGCAATTATAAATGTATGTAACTAAAAAATGTAATGCATACTTCCATGTACAAGATATAGGCCCAAAAAGCAACAAATAGGGATCACTTGGAAATTATTGTTTTGGCCatcaaaagaaacaaaaattaaagAGCCAATCCCCACCCCACCCTAAAATGTCAAGCTCAAGCCATACCTCTTAAGCTCAGGCCATGGGTTATTTAACCGAAGGTCATCTAGAAAATGATCAGGCTTAGATTCAATAATAGTATGCTCCTGCCAGCAACATAACAAACATTAAAGATTGCATTTCATTATACTTAAAACTTGGTATGCTCATTTCAACATCAagtaatattttccttttaatcATTAAATCTAGAAAACATCAATGACAACAAAGCTCTAGATAAACCTTGTTATGTCATTGCCATGTTCTGTGGCACTGAGTGTGATTATAGAAAAAGTGTTTCAATTCACTTGTTACAACAGCAAAATACAGAACAACCTAAAATATAACTGTACAAATTACCTTCACACTAATTCGAACTAACCCCGTTAGGCCATAGGAGCGAGCAAAAACCAACATTACATTTGCCTCCCGACAAATTCTATCAAGCTTTATCATCGAATCCTCCACTAGCTGAATGTAAAGTAAAAGAAACTCCGTAAAACACACTAATGATTAGAAATTTAACAATTTGAAACCACAATTTGAATAAGCATCCTACATGAGCACTGAGACACAGTGAGtgagatataaaaaaaatgtatattcttAGAGATAAGCTTGGCTCTATTTCAGATATATGTACTCACTATTAATagcatgtaaaaataaaaaacatcaCTCCATACCTGAGTGGCCACAACCAAGGTGAACTGAGAAAAAAAAGATGGATTTGTCTCAATTAGCGCCTCCGGATACTCTTCTATGAACTTGGCCTTAACAGCATCATTAAGCTCTTGAAGAAATGCACACACACTTTTTGCCTTTGATTGTCCAACGCACGATTCATCAACTAACAAGACCCAACTAAAATGAGGACAAACTCAACAGTAACCAAATGCAACGACACCATGAAATACATACCCATAAAGTTATTTCCAAGGTCACCAACTTCAACCTTAGAACCATCCACTACAGTGATGCTACCAACCCCACCAAGGACAAGATTTTTTAGTGTTTCAGAGCCCGTGGGGCCACAATTAAGCAGACATATACTGGCTTTCTCAAGAGCAGTCTGCCCCTGTTCACCCCATATTCTGCAATTTTCAATTTTAGATGGAAAATTTACATAACGGCAAAAGATATAGAAATCTCATTTTGCTTAAGAAAAACCAAGCGTATCACACATTGCAGTATATACATAAAATACCACATCTAGAGCTTACGATCAGATATACGTAATACTAAGTACTAACTCAGTCAAACACAAAATCTAACTCGAGATAAGATGTTAGTGACACAGTTACCCAATTATAAAGATATCAATATCTATTCCTACAGCTGTAAAATACACACACTAACAAAGCAAGCACAATACATACAAATGCTTGCTTAATCGTTCTTCTCAGTCCACCCCTAACATGAAAAATCCAGATGACGCAGGAAGTTTAAGTAAAACAAATTAGTGTCCTCCTTATACTACCTAGTTCTAGGGAAAACTCAAACTTAAGATTCCTCTAAACGTCAACAGGAAAACCCTAACAGGCAATGAAATTTGCTTCGGACTCAAAATTTCAAGACAAAACTTCAAATTCCcggaaatattaaaaaataaaaaatatgaaattcttGGAGAGAAAGAGGAAGTACGCAAAGCCCAGTCAAAAATAGGAAGAAAAATGCTAATACACGCTCAAAAAATACATCGCTAAATACATGAAGCTTAAGAGCAGAATTTGGAGTTAAAAGATGCTATGGAGTTGGGGAAAATTAGTTAAAttctgagagagagagagagagagagagagagagagagagagagagagagggagcaCACCTGAGCTGACGATCGTACTTGGTTTTGGGTTCAACCATTTCCGATTCTGAAGTAAAGATTTGGGATGTGCTTCCGTTGGGTCAgtcactttatatatataaatgtgtgaGTGAGTGTGTGTCTCCGTGGTTTTCCTAAACTTCGCTTCTTGGCTACGCCGATAGTAGTGCAAGCGTTCTGGACCAGACCAGATTTAAGTGAAACTAGTAAACtaccaatatacatataaaataaaattgaccaaaatacccaaaaaaaaaaaaaaaaaaaaaaaactcaaaaaaaaaaacttttattttttttttataagacaaattctaaattttgttttttgaaagaataaatcaatttttttaaatactcTTCAGTAATAATAATCAGACTTTAATATACAACAATGATAAAAGATCAATTCATCTAAATCATATTAAGAGAAAAGGTTCgttttatagaaaaataaataaataaaaaacaaataatagttttctaaaaaaaaatgaatttaatATGTTGTCAATTTTGAGATGTGATCGACCCTCTTTGTAGTAACATACTAACATGGTTAATTTAGAAACacagatattttttaatatctaaGCAGAAACGCATAGTTGGTTTTTGTAGCTATGAAAGAAAAACTGTATTATTTGTTTAATGCAATTTTGGACAAAGATAgatttcagcaaaaaaaaaaaaaatggataaaGATAGCGCACTGTCTTGATGGAACAATTTGGTAACATCAAAGAACAAGCAAGCATTCATTAGAATAGTAACTAGTCGTATAGATAATGCAATTGCAATTTGCAAATAAATAATCAAAGCAgcagaaaaaaattatacatacgTTTGAGTCTAcgtttattttaacaaaaatactCAATTTTTCTCATTATTATGTCCTTTTCTTCAAAAAGTATTAGATTCATTTACTTATAAGATGGTAGGTAAGTGTTACTAATAACCATCATTATTACAGACCATTACAAATGCTAATAACTATAGCAATTACAAAGATGAATGAAACGGCTATATTAATTAACCATTTCATACTATTACTTGTTGTATGTTTGCATTCCTTTTCCTCCTTGATATTGTTAACTTATCATATTGTAACTATACTAGgctttaaataattgtatatcAAAAGTCCACATCCTGTTAGAAATTGATTTTAagaccaaaaaaagaaaagaaaacaaaagaacTCCATGCTTAACTTTTATTCATCGGCAACATGCCTTAGTTGAGCCATAACTAATGCTCAAATTAGTATTTAAATGTCGGCACATAGACTGAGCTTCACCGTTGTAGTCATTTCACTGTTAAAATTGGAAAACTCACCACAAGTCCACAACATCCcaaaatcaaataatattgattacaaaatggaaaaaactaaaaacacatCATTTATATTAAACAAGACTAGTGGTAATGAGCACCACAACTAATACAGCAACTGATAGAAGTACATGTGGGTTAAGTTCTATTACACCCACTTTATTAGTATGATGATCTCTTTCAACATTTTCCAAAATTTAAAAGCAGATTTCTAAGGCCTATTGACAGTCACTGATACAATAATCACCTCTTATAGCACCCAAAAGTAAGTTCGTGTTCATTGATGTATCGCTATTTATGATTTGTTTCTTCTTAAACTGTTCCATTCAAGTCCATAAATCTTAAAAACCATTTACCTTCCGTTTCGAACCTCTATAACATCCAAACACGTAGGACTTTTTTCAAACCAACTGCTTTAGGAATTTTGTCATTGAGCTGGAATTATGCCCGCTTATTATCAAAGGATCTAATTTGATTGGAGCGTTATCCAAACTGCTGCCGGAAAGAAAAGCTGAAAGAGAAAACACATCAATGTTTTCTAAAAAAGAATCAATGACCAACAATGAAGCACAACATAATTAGAAAATCATAACTGAAAGATGCTATCATCACACTGAGATTAAACAGAAATGAAGTTCCAGCTTTAAATGCAAGTCCTTCCACAAAGTATTGGGTCTATTGGCAAAAGCAGAACAAACAAAGATTGCATTGGCACAATTGGTTAAAGCATTCATCAACGCATGCAAATTCAAGCGAAAGAATACCATTGTAAGAACACAAAGGTTAAAAACATCTCACGATATACCAAAGACTTGAGAAAACACAAGGAGCTTTGACAGGATTATTCAATAGCTGCAAAATTCcttctattttaaaaaagtGTGGTAGTTCATGGCATTAGTACCAACTAACTAAAGAACGTCACTAAAAGCTTGCAAACTGGAAAGGCCTTCCACAGTACCTACCACCATTTATTGAATCAGGGTCTGCATTGGAATAGCAGCATATAGCTTCCAAAATGACAACACTCGTTTGATATAGTCAGCAGTCCAAATATCCAGGAAAACACAGCCTAGTTATATCCTACAAAACCTATCCCTCATAATCAAACCTAAAACGTCTTAACAAAAATATCCCTCATAATCAAACATAAAACAATTTGGCCAAAGGTGCAAAATTAACAACTACTATGAGTGATCACTAACAAAGCATATAAAATACTTCCAAGTCACATAACATCAAAAAACGGATAGAACAAGCACCACCACACTAAACGATATCAATAATCATAACCATCACAATACAATACACGTGTATGTAACCATGGCACTCGCAATAAGAATCATTTACAAACATTTACCTGCTAATGGCAAGACAACCCGAGAGGGAGCTGCAAAACAAACAAGTGTAGTAGTGTACAGCATCAAAAGTGAAACCTTACTCGCTGGTAAGGTGTTAGTATTAGTAGAATCAATCTGAAATTCAGTGAGCCTGAACCACGGCCAATACTTACTTAAAGAAACAATTCACAGAATAATATGTAATAGTTCTTATTGCGAtatggaatcaaacaaagaaTCTCTTTCAACATACTACACAGCTGCCAAGATATTATCTTTTGGACTGTAGATCATACCGATCCCCTTGAGAATTAGAAGTCACTAAAGATATGGCCTATTGCTGCATTGCAACGATAAGCAACAAAGAATTCAGTCAGAGAATCAAACAGTGACCCAGTTGTTTCATACGTTCATGGAATTTAATGCATTCAGATTTTGTACTATGATAATCAAATTGGGACACGAATATGCGCATTTCTAGCTTTCCATCATTAAAGGCAGAAACTAAATTGCTAGTAACCGATAAAAAGAAATTCTCAACACAACAGATCTGTATGAGGTAAATCTCtgattttattattgattttagtTCTATCAAAGAAAATTTTCCAAATTTAGCGATGGAGAAGTAACATCAAGTACAGATAGAAATTAATCTACAAGGatcgaagagagagaaagaaaaaaaaaatactaagaacTTCACAGTTTCATCAACAGGTTCATTCAATGTGCAGCAATATCACTACTACTGAAAACGTCGATTATCGGATCAGCAGCATCAAGAACGGGGCTAGAAGGATTCTGACTCGGAAACAAAACCGACTTAGAAGCAACAAGCTTCTTCCTCTGAGGACATCTAGGTCCGAACATCCTTCCGGAAAAGCAAGGAAATCCATCCATGGCGATGACCGTCGATTGACCAGGCGTTGACGATGGCGACGAAGGAGGAGATGAACGGATCTGAGCAATTGAGAGAAAGCGGTGCGATCTAGCACTGATTCGCGAGTCTCTTATTTGAGCGAGAGCACCAGGCTTGAGGTACTTGAGAAAAGGCTCAGCCCGGTTCGGGGACGATCGGTGAAGAGAACGAGTTCTACGATTCATGACGACGAAGACTATGATATTGAATTTTacagaaa includes:
- the LOC115699714 gene encoding NEDD8-activating enzyme E1 regulatory subunit AXR1 translates to MVEPKTKYDRQLRIWGEQGQTALEKASICLLNCGPTGSETLKNLVLGGVGSITVVDGSKVEVGDLGNNFMVDESCVGQSKAKSVCAFLQELNDAVKAKFIEEYPEALIETNPSFFSQFTLVVATQLVEDSMIKLDRICREANVMLVFARSYGLTGLVRISVKEHTIIESKPDHFLDDLRLNNPWPELKRFAESIDLDVLDPVVHKHIPYVVILVKMALEWANKHGGSLPSTREEKKEFKELLKAKMTAADEDNYKEAIEASFKVFAPRGISSDLRQIIDDKSAEVNINSSDFWVMVAALKEFIKNEGGGEAPLEGSIPDMTSSTECYVNLQNIYLAKAEADFLAIEQRVRNILKKIGKDPSSISKAIIKSFCKNSRKLRICRYRLIEDEFNSPLLSELQKYITDEDYSVAVGFYILLRAVDRFAANYNSFPGQFDGAMDEDISRLKTTAVGLLGDLGVNGSTLTEDLISEICRYGAAELHVVAAFVGGIASQEVIKLITRQFVPMCGTFIFNGIDHKSQLLLL
- the LOC115698726 gene encoding uncharacterized protein LOC115698726 — encoded protein: MNRRTRSLHRSSPNRAEPFLKYLKPGALAQIRDSRISARSHRFLSIAQIRSSPPSSPSSTPGQSTVIAMDGFPCFSGRMFGPRCPQRKKLVASKSVLFPSQNPSSPVLDAADPIIDVFSSSDIAAH